From a region of the Myxococcus guangdongensis genome:
- a CDS encoding XdhC family protein, giving the protein MKDLDAILRARARSRGPWVLATVVAVSGSSYRKPGARMLMGEDGWLAGGVSGGCLEADIVRKAFFWTSTGPRVLRYDSTGEGIEDEGSLSFALGCNGVVDVLLERCESGPADALVFADEARNQGRRAVVATVYQGPAQAVGTRWMVRDDGVEAGHIPGALGEAVREAAREAMEQGRTWSGPCGGADVLVEVVEPPHELVLFGSGFDVAPVVTQAASLGWRVTVVADRPTQTLRRRFPLAHTVVSVKASEAATSVALSPRALVVLMTHSLPQDQELLAGLLPRPLRYLGVLGPRSRTERLLAGLATAPSAMMLEKLHAPVGLDLGAEGAEEIALSVVAELQAVVSERDGGKLRERRAPIHTVAPPPVRKLA; this is encoded by the coding sequence ATGAAGGACCTGGATGCCATCCTCCGCGCTCGCGCGCGCTCCCGTGGGCCCTGGGTGCTGGCCACGGTGGTCGCCGTGTCGGGTTCATCGTACCGCAAGCCCGGCGCCCGGATGTTGATGGGCGAGGACGGATGGCTCGCGGGAGGTGTGAGCGGCGGGTGTCTGGAGGCGGACATCGTCCGCAAGGCGTTCTTCTGGACGAGCACCGGTCCGCGCGTGCTCCGGTACGACTCCACGGGTGAGGGCATCGAGGACGAGGGGAGCCTGTCCTTCGCGCTCGGCTGCAATGGCGTCGTGGATGTGTTGCTGGAGCGCTGCGAGTCCGGCCCGGCCGACGCGCTGGTGTTCGCGGACGAGGCCCGGAACCAGGGACGTCGCGCCGTCGTCGCCACCGTGTACCAGGGGCCCGCGCAGGCCGTGGGGACTCGGTGGATGGTGCGCGACGATGGCGTGGAGGCGGGCCACATTCCAGGCGCACTGGGTGAGGCCGTCCGCGAGGCGGCTCGCGAGGCGATGGAGCAGGGCCGCACGTGGAGCGGACCGTGCGGAGGCGCGGACGTGCTGGTGGAGGTGGTGGAGCCTCCCCACGAGCTGGTGCTCTTCGGCAGTGGGTTCGACGTCGCGCCCGTGGTGACGCAGGCCGCGAGCCTGGGCTGGCGTGTCACGGTGGTCGCGGACCGGCCCACGCAGACGCTGCGACGGAGATTCCCTCTCGCGCATACGGTGGTCTCGGTGAAGGCGAGTGAGGCGGCGACGTCCGTTGCGCTGTCACCTCGTGCGTTGGTGGTGTTGATGACGCACAGCCTGCCGCAGGACCAGGAGCTGCTCGCCGGGCTTCTCCCTCGGCCACTGCGCTATCTGGGCGTGTTGGGTCCACGCTCCCGCACGGAGAGGTTGCTCGCGGGGCTCGCCACCGCGCCGAGCGCGATGATGCTGGAGAAGCTGCATGCTCCGGTGGGGCTGGACCTCGGCGCGGAGGGCGCGGAGGAGATCGCCCTGTCCGTCGTCGCCGAGTTGCAGGCCGTGGTGTCCGAACGAGACGGCGGCAAGCTGCGCGAGCGCCGCGCGCCCATCCACACGGTGGCGCCGCCTCCCGTACGGAAGCTCGCGTGA
- a CDS encoding nucleotidyltransferase family protein — protein MNEPRSLGSKSGAETRVGVVLLAAGGSSRLGHPKQLVVHEGKTLIRRAAEAALSLGEGPVLVVLGAHRDTIVSELVDLPLRVIEHPEWALGPGGSLTTGLSAMLSVAPSDAPDVGAVLFMLCDQVRVTSAHLRALVDTWRTTGASIVASGYDGTHGVPALFSRAVFPELEALTAAQGARGVIAREPTRVATVPLPGGGEDVDTPLDLARLNPRRPA, from the coding sequence GTGAACGAGCCACGCTCGCTCGGAAGCAAGTCCGGAGCTGAAACGCGGGTGGGCGTGGTGTTGCTCGCGGCGGGAGGCTCGTCGCGGCTCGGGCATCCCAAGCAGCTCGTCGTCCACGAGGGCAAGACGCTCATCCGACGCGCCGCGGAAGCGGCCCTGTCCCTCGGCGAAGGTCCCGTGCTCGTGGTCCTCGGCGCCCATCGGGACACCATCGTCTCCGAGCTCGTCGACCTCCCCTTGCGAGTCATCGAGCATCCCGAGTGGGCCCTCGGCCCCGGCGGCTCACTGACAACAGGCCTCTCGGCGATGCTCTCGGTGGCGCCATCAGATGCCCCCGACGTGGGCGCAGTGCTCTTCATGCTCTGTGACCAGGTCCGCGTCACCTCCGCACACCTCCGAGCCCTCGTGGACACCTGGCGGACCACAGGGGCGTCCATCGTGGCCTCCGGATACGACGGCACGCACGGCGTCCCCGCGCTGTTCTCCCGCGCCGTGTTCCCGGAACTGGAAGCCCTGACCGCAGCCCAGGGCGCACGCGGAGTGATTGCCCGCGAGCCGACCCGCGTCGCCACCGTGCCACTGCCTGGAGGCGGCGAGGACGTGGACACCCCCCTGGACCTGGCCCGGCTGAACCCTCGCCGGCCCGCGTAA
- a CDS encoding YqgE/AlgH family protein, with translation MKRHSRWHLGWVLMFIAAALLVLFPRAIDALKSLEQLPAAPLRAGSLLVSRPGRVSENFDETVVLLLDAGAQRRTWGVVLNRVRNRQGELLPQGVDRWGGPVNPALHITLTLRRPAPEGAQAVLDGITWYEGRREAHLPIGDSLTFEGVSAWAPGQLEEEVARGAWWVLEGQPADVFTAPGSLWEEHAVRHL, from the coding sequence ATGAAGCGCCATTCGCGCTGGCACCTCGGCTGGGTGCTGATGTTCATCGCGGCCGCGCTGCTCGTGCTCTTCCCGCGCGCCATCGACGCACTCAAGTCCCTGGAGCAGCTGCCCGCTGCCCCACTCCGTGCGGGCTCACTGCTCGTCTCGCGTCCCGGCCGCGTCTCGGAGAACTTCGACGAAACCGTGGTGCTGCTCCTCGACGCGGGCGCCCAGCGCAGGACGTGGGGCGTGGTGCTCAATCGCGTGCGAAACCGTCAGGGTGAGCTGCTTCCGCAGGGCGTGGACCGCTGGGGCGGCCCGGTGAACCCCGCACTGCACATCACCCTCACGCTGCGCCGCCCGGCCCCCGAGGGAGCTCAGGCCGTCCTCGACGGCATCACCTGGTACGAAGGACGCCGCGAGGCGCACCTGCCCATCGGTGACTCCCTCACCTTCGAGGGCGTCTCCGCCTGGGCTCCCGGACAGCTCGAGGAGGAGGTGGCCCGAGGCGCCTGGTGGGTCCTCGAGGGCCAGCCCGCCGACGTGTTCACCGCGCCGGGCTCGCTCTGGGAGGAGCACGCCGTCCGCCACCTCTGA